The genomic segment CTGAATCGGGCATTCGGCGTTGTCTGGTAGTTCGGTGGGCAAGGATTCGGGTTCGTGGGTTACCCCGATTGGCCGGGTGGCTGAGGCATTGGTTTCGCCCTGCTGGGCGAGTCACTTTTTCTTGAGTGGCCAAGAAAAAGTAACCAAAAAGAAGGCCACCCCCTGCATCCGGGTTTTGCTTCGCAAAACTTCCCTCCCTCCGGCGCCGCTCCGGGGGGCGGCGCGAAGGGACATCCACGTCCCATCGCGCCTCGCTCGGCATCCATGCCTCGCGTCCCCCTGCGCAGCACCTGCGCTCGGCCTTCTGAAGGGGGATCGGGTCCAAGCCGTCTGCAAGTTTGAACAGCGAAACAAATGCGCTTTGCTTGTTTCCAGACGCTCGGACCAGCAGGCGACACCGAATGCCCCATCAGGGGGCCGAATGGAATCGCTGTGTAGAGGGGCGAGCGGCATGGATGCCGCGAGAGCCGTGAAGGGCCATGGATGGCCCTTGCGCGGCGACCCTCGGAGCAGCGATGGAATGAGGGAAGTCGAGCGCAGCGAACCGGGGACGCCTAGTCCGGATGCAGGGGCAAGCGTTTTTGCTTACTTTTTCCGCGTTTGGAAAAAGTGAGTCGCCCAGCAGGGCGAAACCAATGCCCCAGCCATCCCGGCCAACAGGTTTAAACCAGATGACTCCAGCCCACTAAATCTTCGCAGCCAAGGCCACTCCTCTAACAGCGCACTGTGCAGAGCTCTCGAACTTGCAACAGTCTCGTCGTAGCCCGGCATTACGGCTCGTCACGGTGGCGAGTTCGTGGCAGCGGGCGACCGCGGCCTCGGCGCCACGCCCACCCGTTGACCCATTTCCTACTCCCACGGTCCAGATAGACCAAGGCCCCGCCAATCTCGGGCCACCCGACCACAGGAGACTCCATGAAAGTCCTCATCGTACTTACGTCCCACGACAAACTCGGCGACACCGGCAAGCCAACCGGCTTCTGGCTCGAAGAATTCGCCGCGCCCTATTACGTCTTCAAGGACGCCGGCGCCGAAATCACCCTGGCTTCACCCAAGGGCGGTCAGCCCCCGCTTGACCCCAAGAGCGACGCACCGGATGCCCAGACCGAAATGACCAAACGTTTCAAGGAGGATGACGAGGCGCAAGCGCTGTTGGCCAACACCCGCAAGCTGGATGAGGTAGCGGCTGCAGACTTCGATACGGTGTTTTATCCCGGTGGCCACGGACCGCTATGGGACCTCGCCGGTAATGCCACCTCGATTGCGCTGATCGAATCCTTTATCCAAACGCGCAAGCCGGTGGCTGCGGTTTGTCACGCCCCGGCCGCGTTGGTCGACGTGCGCGGAGTGGATGGCGAATACCTGGTCAAGGGCAAGCGCGTGACCGGTTTCACCAACGCCGAGGAAGAGGCCGTGCAGCTCACCGATGTGGTGCCTTTCCTGCTGGAAGACAAGCTCAAGGCGCTCGGTGGCGACTACAGCAAAGGCCCGGACTGGTCATCTTACGTGGTGGTCGATGGCTTACTGGTTACCGGCCAGAACCCGGCGTCCTCCGCAGAGGCCGCACGGGCATTGCTCAAACTGCTGAAAGCCGGCTGAGTATCGTCAGCTCGGCAATCCGCTCGGCCAGGCCAGGGTCTCGGACTGACCGCAGGCTTCGAACAGCGGTTTGCTGAACAGATAGCCCTGCATCAGGGAGATCCCCAGATCGTGCAGGGCGCTGCATTCATCCAGGGTTTCCACGCCTTCGCCGATCACCTGGATGTCCAGCTCCTGGCACATGGCAACCGTTGCCCGGACGATGGCCTGCCGGGGGCGGCTCTGGTCGATGCCGCGGACCAGATCCATGTCCAGCTTGATGATGTCCGGCTGGAAGTCGGCGAGCAGGTTGAGGCCGGCAAAGCCGGCACCGAAATCGTCGATGGCGGTGAGAAATCCGATGCGCTGGTATTCGCGCAGCACTTCGGCCAGCCACTTGGCATCGCTGATGCGCTCTCCTTCGACCGTCTCGAAGATGATCCGCTCGACAGGAAAATCATGCGCGCGGGCCGCTTCCAGTGTCGAGCGAATGCACAGCTCCGGCCGGTAGATGGCGTTGGGCATGAAGTTGATCGACAGCCTGCTCTGCATTTCGAGCTTGGCTGCAGTCTTGATCGCTTTGACCCGGCAGGCCTGGTCGAAACGGAAGCGATTGTCCGGGGTTACCTGTGACAGCACGCTGGGTGCCGGCTCGCCATTGACGCCGCGCACCAGCGCTTCGTGGGCAAAGATCGTCCGTGCGCTCAGGTCGACGATGGGCTGATAGGCGTAGCTGAAGCGAAAGCCCAAACGTTCGCCGCTGGCACAGCTGGGGCAGGCCCCGTGCTCGCTGGCCGAATGACAGGCGTATTGATCTGGAGCTGGGTTGCCAGCGGTGTTGCTATGGGTCATGGGCGAGCTCGTTCGAAACCAGTTGCTGGAAGGTAGCGGCCGCTCTGGCCGGCGCTGGAGTCCGTTCGTCACCAAGCAATCAGCATCCGGGGCGAACGGCAAACGCCATGTCAGGCTAGCAGTCTTACAGGTGATGGCCAAGTGCCACAGCATTACGGCCTGAGGCGAATGTTTGGCTGCGGGGGCGGGCTTGAAGGATTCTCACTGTCGGATGCGGACCTGCAGCGGTTATCACCTTGCTGCTTTCTTCCAACGACGAATTCGCCACTGCAGCGAGCCGGTTCTGGATGTTGAGCGCCGCCGAAGCTGGCGCGCGTTGAGCTGGCCTGAGCGGGATGCATGAAGTTGAGCCATGCTGTCAGACTCATTCAAGACCCATTCGGAGAGTCCATGTCTACGACCACCCGCAAAGTAGCGATCATTACGGGCGCATCCCGCGGTATCGGTGCCGAGATCACCCGCCGTCTGGCGGCCAATGGTTTCGCCGTGGCAATCAACTATGCCAACAGTGCTGGTGATGCCGAGGCGCTGGTGGCGCAGTTGCGCGAGGCCGGCTGCGAAGCGAAGGCGATCCAGGCGAACGTTGCCGACTCCGCCGAGGTGACGAGATTGTTCGAGCAGACCGAGCAGCAATTGGGCAAGGTCGACGTACTGGTCAATAACGCCGGTGTGCTGAAAACCATGCCGCTGGCGCAAACCAGCGATGAACTCTACGAGCAGACATTCGGGATCAATACGCGCGGCACCTTCAACACGTTGCGCGAGGCAGCGGCACGGCTCAACGACGGTGGGCGTATCGTCAATCTGTCGAGTACCGCCATTGCGCTGAAGCTGCCCGGTTACGCGGTATACAACGCCAGCAAGGCGGCGGTCGAAGCCCTGACCCAGGTGTTCGCCAAGGAGCTGCGTGGCCGCAATATTACGGTCAATGTGGTGGCGCCTGGCCCGGTCGCCACTGAGCTGTTCCTCAACGGCAAGACCGAGGAACAGGTCCAGCAGTTCGCGAAGATGCCGCCGCTCGAGCGCCTCGGCCAGCCGGAGGATATCGCCGGTGTCGTCGCCTTTCTCGTCGGGCCGGATGCGGGTTGGGTCAATGGCCAAGTGCTGCGCGCCAATGGCGGCCTCGCATGAGCCGGCCATGAGTCAGCCCACGGTGGCGCCGCTTCGCTGAAGCCGGCTTGCCAGAGCCAGGCAAACCGGCTTTTTCACGGGTGTAGCCGTGCGTTCGGGTTATGCAGTCACGCGAGCAACGGCTCGCGCCAGGTCATCCAGGCGCTCGGCATCCAGACCCGCGATATTGGCGCGCCCGCTCTCCACCATATAGACCGAGTCTTCGGCTCGCAGGCGCAGTACCTGCTCGGCGGTCAGACCGGTGTAGGAGAACATCCCGCGTTGCTGTGCGATATGCGCGAAACGCTCGGCAAGCCCGTACGGCGCGAGGGCTTCGACCAGCCCCTGACGCAGCCCGGCAATGCGCTCGCGCTTGGCCGCGACCTCCTGCTTCCAGAGCTGGCGCAGTTCCTGGTTCGCGAGGATCGTCGCAACCACGGCAGCGCCATGGGACGGCGGCGTTGACCAAAGGCCGCGTGCCACCGAAGCGAACTGGCTGCGCACGTCGATCAGCGAATCGCCATTGGCGGTAACCGCGATCAGCGCACCGGTGCGTTCGCGATACAAGCCGAAGTTCTTCGAGCAGGAGCTGGTGATCAGCACCTCGGGCAGCACGTCGACGAACAACCGCACCGCCCAGGCGTCTTCGTCCAGGCCGTCGCCGAAGCCCTGATAGGCGAAGTCGAACAGCGGCAGCAGTTCGCGCTGACGAACGATCTCCAGCACCTGGTGCCAGTCATCCCGGCTCAGGTCGTAGCCTGTGGGGTTGTGGCAACAGGCGTGCAGCAACACCACGTCACCGGCCGGAATTCGCTCCAGCGCGGCGAGCATTGCCGGCACGTCCAGCTGGTTCTGCGCATTGACGTAAGGATAATGCTCGACGGTAAGCCGGGCCGCGGCGAACAGCGTCTCGTGGATCGGCCAGGTCGGGTCGCTGAGCCAGAGGCGGCGGCCCGGCAGACACTTGGCGATGAAATCGCCTGCCAGTCGCAGCGCACCGGTGCCGCCCGGCGTCTGGGTGCATCCGGCGCGGTTCTCGACCAGCGCTGGCGAGCCTTCGCCCAGTACCAGGCGCAGCAGCTGCTCGCCGAAGAGCGGATCACCGTGGCCGCCGATGTAACTCTTGGTCTGCTCGCTGTCGATCAGCCGTTGCTCGGCTAGCTTCACCGCCTTGGGGATCGGTGTCAGGCCCAGGGCGTCTTTGTAGACGCCGACGCCCAGGTCGAGCTTGGCCGGGTTGGGGTCGGCGCGATAGGCATCGAGCAGGCCGAGAATCGGATCGCCCGGAACCCGCGCCACTTCAGCGAAATGCTTCACTTGCGGCCCTCGGCAGTCTTGGCCACCTCATCGGTGCGCGCGGCCATGATGAAATCGTTGCGGTGCAGGCCCTTGATCGAATGGCTCCACCAGGTGACGGTGACCTTGCCCCATTCGGTGAGCAGCCCAGGGTGGTGACCCTCGGCTTCGGCAATCTCGCCGACCGCATTGGTGAAGGCCAGGGCGTGGCGGAAGTTCTTGAACGCGAAGACCTTCTCCAGCTCCATGTGGCCGTCGCGGGTCTCGATGTTCCAGTCCGGGATCTGCTTGATGAGTTCGGCCAGTTCGTCGTCGGAAACCTTGGGCGCGTCGGCGCGGCAGGCTTCGCAGTGGGCTTGGGTCAGAGCGGTCATGATCGGGTCCTAGTGGTGAGGGTCATAAGAGTTAAGCAGCGTAGCGTGGACAACGCCGCAGGCTTGTCCACGCGTGGGGTTCGGTCCGCCACGTTGACGAGGGCTCATCCACCAACGGGCTAAAGCGACTGGCGCCGCCGCGAGACGTCGTCATGGCCGAAACCGACGCGTGGAAAAGGCTTCGCAGTTTTCCACCCTACGCCGCTTTTGGCGGAAACTTCGGCTGGTGCAGGCCCAGCTGCATGGCGGTGCGCACGCAGGCCATGATGTCTTCGTGGGCAACGTCGAACAGCCGCTTGAGCTCGGGCAGGACGAAGTACACCGGTTGCAGGATGTCGATGCGATACGGCGTGCGCATCGCTTCGACCATGTCGAATGGCTGGTGCTCCGGTTCGTCCGAGAGGCAGTAGCGCGTTTCCTTCGGCGAGGAGAGGACGCCGCCGCCGTAGATGCGCCGTCCGGACGGCGTGTCTACCAGGCCGAACTCGATGGTCATCCAGTACAGCCGCGCAAGATAGACGCGCTCTTCCTTGCTGGCCTTGAGGCCGAGCTGGCCGTAGGTGTGGGTGAATTCGGCGAACCAGGGATTGGTCAGCAGTGGGCAGTGGCCGAAGATCTCGTGAAAGATGTCCGGCTCCTGCAGGTAATCCAGCTCCTCGGGGGTGCGGATGAAGGTGGCGACCGGGAAGCGCTTGCTGGCCAGTAGTTCGAAAAAGGTTTGGAAGGGAATCAGCGCCGGCACTCGTGCCACCTGCCATCCGGTGGACGCATCCAGCACACGGTTGATTTCGCCCAGCTGCGGGATACGGTCGTGGGGCAGGGCCAGCTGCTCGATCCCGTCCAGGTATTCCTGGCAGGCACGACCGTCGAGCAGTTTCAGCTGGCGTTCGATCAGCGTCTGCCAGACCGCATGTTCGGCGTCCGGGTAATGAATCCAGCCTTGCGCATCCGGTTCGCGGGCGACGTATTTCGTAGCTTTCATCTGACCTCCTGAGCGGGATGGCCGCGTGAATCTTGTTGTTATGGATGCCTCATCTGACCGCGACAGGAGAGGGCTGGGTAGGGTTCGGAAGGGCGTTGGGGCTGCCGTCTTCCCTCTGTCTTGTAACGAAAAAATTACGATCGAGCGTGTCGGCGTGATAATCGCCTTGCTCAGCCAGACAGGTGTCAAATAATCTTGACGATAATCAACGGCAGCTTTGAGAAAATTGCCGCTTCGTCGTTCCCACAGAGGCTTTCTTGCATGCGTATCAGAATTCTCTGCCAGAACCGCATCGGCATTCTGCGGGACATGCTCGAGCTGCTAGTGGACTACGGCATCAACGTCGCCCGCGGCGAAGTCGGCGGCGAGCACGGTAACGCGGTCTACCTGCATTGCCCCAATCTGATGAACCTGCAACTGCAAGCCCTGCGTCCCAAGATCGAAGCCCTGCAGGGCGTGTTCGAGGTACGCAAGGTCGGGCTGATGCCCAGCGAGCGGCATTCGCTGGAACTCAATGCACTGCTCGGTGCGCTGGAGTTTCCGGTGCTGTCGATCGACATGACGGGTGCCATCGTGGCCGCTAACCGTGCCGCGGCGCAGCTGCTTGGCGTGCGGGTGGATGAAGTGCCGGGCATGAGCCTGTCGCGCTACGCCGAGGATTTCGATCTGCCGGAGCTGGTGCGGGCCAACAAGGCGCGGATCAATGGGCTGCGGGTGACCATCAAAGGTGACGTTTTCCTCGCCGACATCGCCCCGCTCCAATCGGAACACGACGACAGTGAGGCGTTGGCTGGCGCAGTGTTGACGCTGCATCGCGCCGATCGTGTCGGCGAGCGCATCTACAACGTGCGCAAGCAGGAGCTGCGCGGTTTCGACAGCATCTTCCAGAGTTCGAAAGTGATGGCCGCGGTGGTCCGTGAAGCGCGCCGCATGGCCCCGCTGGACGCGCCGTTGCTGATCGAAGGCGAAACCGGCACCGGCAAGGAGCTGCTGGCGCGCGCTTGCCACCTGTCGAGCCCGCGCGGGCAATCGCCGTTCATGGCGCTGAACTGCGCCGGCTTGCCGGAATCCATGGCCGAGACCGAGCTGTTCGGCTACGGCCCAGGTGCCTTCGAGGGCGCGCGACCCGAAGGCAAGCTCGGCCTGCTGGAGCTGACCTCGGGCGGGACGCTTTTTCTCGATGGCGTCGGGGAAATGAGCACTCGGCTGCAGGCCAAGCTGGTGCGCTTTCTGCAGGACGGGTGTTTCCGTCGGGTCGGCAGCGACGAGGAGGTTTACCTGGACGTGCGGGTGATCTGCGCGACGCAGCTGGATCTGTCCGAACTCTGCGCCAAGGGCGAATTTCGCCAGGATCTCTATCACCGCCTCAACGTGCTGTCGCTGCATATTCCCCCGCTGCGCGAATGCCTCGACGGCCTGGAACCGCTGGTGCAGCACTTTCTCGACCAGGCCAGCCGGCAGATCGGTTGCGCGCTGCCGAGTCTGTCAGCGCAGGCGCTGGAGCGGCTGGCCGCCTATCACTGGCCGGGCAATGTGCGGCAGTTGGAGAACACGCTGTTTCAAGCGGTTTCGCTGTGCGAAGGCGGGTTGATCAAGCCCGAGCACATTCGCCTGCCGGATTACGGCACGCCGCAGCCGTTGGGCGAATTCTCCCTGGAGGGTGGCCTGAACAGCATCGTCGGGCGTTTCGAGAAGGCGGTGCTGGAGGCGCTTTATCAGCAGCATCCGAGCAGTCGTCTGCTGGGCAAGCGGCTGGGCGTTTCGCACACCACCATTGCCAACAAACTGCGCGACTACGGGATCGGTAAAGATGGCTGAAGTGGCCGAACCCCAACTCGAGCGAGCTGAACAGCTTGGCCGGTGCGCAGCTTGCTACGTTGTAAGACGCTGGGGCGTGGAGCGCACTGGCGCGAATCTATC from the Stutzerimonas stutzeri genome contains:
- a CDS encoding type 1 glutamine amidotransferase domain-containing protein, with the protein product MKVLIVLTSHDKLGDTGKPTGFWLEEFAAPYYVFKDAGAEITLASPKGGQPPLDPKSDAPDAQTEMTKRFKEDDEAQALLANTRKLDEVAAADFDTVFYPGGHGPLWDLAGNATSIALIESFIQTRKPVAAVCHAPAALVDVRGVDGEYLVKGKRVTGFTNAEEEAVQLTDVVPFLLEDKLKALGGDYSKGPDWSSYVVVDGLLVTGQNPASSAEAARALLKLLKAG
- a CDS encoding SDR family oxidoreductase — translated: MSTTTRKVAIITGASRGIGAEITRRLAANGFAVAINYANSAGDAEALVAQLREAGCEAKAIQANVADSAEVTRLFEQTEQQLGKVDVLVNNAGVLKTMPLAQTSDELYEQTFGINTRGTFNTLREAAARLNDGGRIVNLSSTAIALKLPGYAVYNASKAAVEALTQVFAKELRGRNITVNVVAPGPVATELFLNGKTEEQVQQFAKMPPLERLGQPEDIAGVVAFLVGPDAGWVNGQVLRANGGLA
- the phhA gene encoding phenylalanine 4-monooxygenase, translated to MKATKYVAREPDAQGWIHYPDAEHAVWQTLIERQLKLLDGRACQEYLDGIEQLALPHDRIPQLGEINRVLDASTGWQVARVPALIPFQTFFELLASKRFPVATFIRTPEELDYLQEPDIFHEIFGHCPLLTNPWFAEFTHTYGQLGLKASKEERVYLARLYWMTIEFGLVDTPSGRRIYGGGVLSSPKETRYCLSDEPEHQPFDMVEAMRTPYRIDILQPVYFVLPELKRLFDVAHEDIMACVRTAMQLGLHQPKFPPKAA
- a CDS encoding 4a-hydroxytetrahydrobiopterin dehydratase, which gives rise to MTALTQAHCEACRADAPKVSDDELAELIKQIPDWNIETRDGHMELEKVFAFKNFRHALAFTNAVGEIAEAEGHHPGLLTEWGKVTVTWWSHSIKGLHRNDFIMAARTDEVAKTAEGRK
- a CDS encoding amino acid aminotransferase; this encodes MKHFAEVARVPGDPILGLLDAYRADPNPAKLDLGVGVYKDALGLTPIPKAVKLAEQRLIDSEQTKSYIGGHGDPLFGEQLLRLVLGEGSPALVENRAGCTQTPGGTGALRLAGDFIAKCLPGRRLWLSDPTWPIHETLFAAARLTVEHYPYVNAQNQLDVPAMLAALERIPAGDVVLLHACCHNPTGYDLSRDDWHQVLEIVRQRELLPLFDFAYQGFGDGLDEDAWAVRLFVDVLPEVLITSSCSKNFGLYRERTGALIAVTANGDSLIDVRSQFASVARGLWSTPPSHGAAVVATILANQELRQLWKQEVAAKRERIAGLRQGLVEALAPYGLAERFAHIAQQRGMFSYTGLTAEQVLRLRAEDSVYMVESGRANIAGLDAERLDDLARAVARVTA
- a CDS encoding sigma-54-dependent phenylalanine hydroxylase transcriptional regulator PhhR, translating into MRIRILCQNRIGILRDMLELLVDYGINVARGEVGGEHGNAVYLHCPNLMNLQLQALRPKIEALQGVFEVRKVGLMPSERHSLELNALLGALEFPVLSIDMTGAIVAANRAAAQLLGVRVDEVPGMSLSRYAEDFDLPELVRANKARINGLRVTIKGDVFLADIAPLQSEHDDSEALAGAVLTLHRADRVGERIYNVRKQELRGFDSIFQSSKVMAAVVREARRMAPLDAPLLIEGETGTGKELLARACHLSSPRGQSPFMALNCAGLPESMAETELFGYGPGAFEGARPEGKLGLLELTSGGTLFLDGVGEMSTRLQAKLVRFLQDGCFRRVGSDEEVYLDVRVICATQLDLSELCAKGEFRQDLYHRLNVLSLHIPPLRECLDGLEPLVQHFLDQASRQIGCALPSLSAQALERLAAYHWPGNVRQLENTLFQAVSLCEGGLIKPEHIRLPDYGTPQPLGEFSLEGGLNSIVGRFEKAVLEALYQQHPSSRLLGKRLGVSHTTIANKLRDYGIGKDG
- a CDS encoding EAL domain-containing protein, which produces MTHSNTAGNPAPDQYACHSASEHGACPSCASGERLGFRFSYAYQPIVDLSARTIFAHEALVRGVNGEPAPSVLSQVTPDNRFRFDQACRVKAIKTAAKLEMQSRLSINFMPNAIYRPELCIRSTLEAARAHDFPVERIIFETVEGERISDAKWLAEVLREYQRIGFLTAIDDFGAGFAGLNLLADFQPDIIKLDMDLVRGIDQSRPRQAIVRATVAMCQELDIQVIGEGVETLDECSALHDLGISLMQGYLFSKPLFEACGQSETLAWPSGLPS